One part of the Sorangiineae bacterium MSr11954 genome encodes these proteins:
- a CDS encoding cytochrome d ubiquinol oxidase subunit II has protein sequence MVREVALAGVALAAVVAYGVLGGADFGGGVWDILARGPRKQDERNAIAHTMGPVWEANHVWLIFVIVILFTAFPRAYAELSIGLFLPFHLVLIGISLRGGAFVFRAHGGYVDAPGQARAWGVVFGGASVITPVLLGMSLGAVSSGLRVVGPLPLAMGALALAICAYLAAVYLTLETDENQGDLRAAFRRKALYAGTVVVALSGIVLPLTYFEAPHLWAGLTSATGAPVVGAGVLAAWTSGGALVLRKFRLARLAAAAQVAFLVAGWGLAQYPYLIYPSLTLFDAAAPPATLDFVLYTLPFGLLLVLPSLIWLFRVFSRARPFSP, from the coding sequence ATGGTGCGTGAGGTCGCGCTGGCGGGGGTGGCCCTTGCCGCGGTGGTCGCGTACGGCGTGCTCGGGGGCGCGGACTTCGGGGGCGGAGTTTGGGACATCCTGGCGCGCGGGCCGCGCAAGCAGGATGAGCGCAACGCGATCGCGCACACGATGGGGCCGGTCTGGGAAGCGAACCACGTGTGGCTCATCTTCGTGATCGTCATTCTTTTTACGGCGTTCCCTCGGGCCTATGCGGAGCTCAGCATCGGGCTCTTTCTGCCGTTTCACCTGGTGCTCATCGGCATCTCGCTGCGCGGCGGCGCGTTCGTGTTTCGCGCGCACGGCGGCTATGTGGACGCGCCGGGGCAAGCGCGGGCCTGGGGCGTGGTCTTCGGCGGCGCGAGCGTCATCACGCCGGTGCTCCTGGGCATGTCGCTCGGGGCCGTTTCGTCGGGCCTCCGCGTGGTGGGGCCGCTCCCGCTCGCGATGGGCGCTCTGGCGCTCGCCATCTGTGCGTACCTCGCCGCGGTGTATCTGACCCTCGAGACCGACGAAAACCAGGGAGACCTGCGCGCCGCCTTTCGCCGCAAGGCGCTATATGCGGGCACGGTGGTGGTGGCGCTCTCCGGCATCGTCTTGCCGCTGACGTACTTCGAAGCGCCGCACCTCTGGGCGGGGCTGACGTCGGCCACGGGCGCGCCGGTCGTGGGCGCAGGCGTGCTCGCGGCATGGACCTCGGGCGGCGCGCTGGTGCTCCGCAAATTCCGGCTGGCGCGGCTGGCCGCGGCCGCCCAAGTGGCGTTTCTGGTCGCCGGCTGGGGGCTCGCGCAGTACCCGTACTTGATCTATCCGAGCCTCACCCTGTTCGACGCGGCCGCGCCCCCGGCGACCCTCGATTTCGTGCTCTACACCTTGCCGTTCGGGCTCCTGTTGGTGCTCCCTTCGCTCATCTGGCTGTTCCGCGTCTTCTCACGCGCGCGCCCCTTCTCGCCTTGA
- a CDS encoding HTTM domain-containing protein has product MTWLRRIEREVGDTHVLGVVRIAMGGMLLLQATASARTLLEQGYFGDVFHLPFIPEAWVPSRSVYVAIVALRVMLAALVILGHRARLALLASALLGLYTLLCDRLGYHHNRYALVCFAFLLALTPCDRALAISPSFGDRHGPRWAVRVAQIQVALIYVASATSKLFDPDWRAGRVILDRFVRYGHEALARGVPASIVDAFSQLLVTSILAKLAISTELFLAVALFSRRARIFALWWGTMFHLTIEVTSRVELFTWLTLTTYAFFVTPDLRTRKLFFDPSRPRGKWLARAVVWLDWFARFEVRSWAPDHLRRGHAIVIVRRDGSRATGIRALVMIARCTPLLFPLWAPLALAASFTRGGETSPRV; this is encoded by the coding sequence ATGACCTGGCTGCGCCGCATCGAGCGCGAGGTCGGCGACACGCACGTCCTCGGCGTGGTGCGCATCGCCATGGGCGGCATGCTCCTCCTCCAAGCGACCGCGTCGGCGCGTACGTTGCTCGAGCAAGGCTACTTCGGCGACGTTTTTCATCTGCCGTTCATCCCCGAAGCGTGGGTCCCCTCGCGATCCGTGTACGTGGCCATCGTCGCGCTTCGCGTGATGCTCGCGGCGCTGGTGATCCTCGGCCACCGCGCGCGCCTTGCGCTTTTGGCGAGCGCGCTGCTCGGGCTCTACACGTTGCTCTGCGACCGCCTTGGCTACCATCACAACCGCTACGCGCTCGTCTGCTTTGCTTTTCTGCTCGCCCTCACGCCGTGCGATCGCGCGCTCGCCATCAGCCCGAGCTTCGGCGATCGCCACGGTCCCCGCTGGGCGGTGCGGGTGGCGCAAATTCAGGTCGCGCTGATTTACGTGGCGTCGGCCACCTCCAAGCTGTTCGATCCCGATTGGCGGGCCGGCCGCGTCATCCTGGACCGCTTCGTGCGCTACGGCCACGAGGCCCTCGCGCGCGGCGTGCCCGCGAGCATCGTCGATGCGTTCTCGCAGCTGCTGGTGACGAGCATCCTCGCCAAGCTGGCCATCTCGACCGAGCTGTTTCTCGCCGTGGCCCTCTTCAGCCGGCGCGCGCGCATTTTTGCGCTGTGGTGGGGCACCATGTTTCACCTCACCATCGAGGTCACCAGCCGGGTGGAGCTCTTCACCTGGCTGACCCTCACCACCTATGCCTTCTTCGTCACCCCGGACCTTCGCACCCGCAAGCTCTTCTTCGACCCCTCGCGCCCGCGCGGAAAATGGCTCGCCCGCGCCGTCGTTTGGTTGGACTGGTTCGCCCGCTTCGAGGTGCGAAGCTGGGCCCCCGACCACCTGCGACGAGGGCACGCCATCGTGATCGTGCGCCGCGACGGCTCCCGCGCCACCGGCATCCGCGCGCTGGTGATGATCGCCCGCTGCACCCCGCTCCTCTTTCCCTTGTGGGCTCCGCTGGCGCTCGCCGCGAGCTTCACCCGCGGCGGTGAAACGAGCCCGCGGGTCTGA
- a CDS encoding GDSL-type esterase/lipase family protein — translation MRRSSLALAALLIFACGNRGPYAADRAPAAIAARSGANAPAAPPTDSSAAESDADEAKTSATMLSAQVEVPAFRPALEHPEALRHVFESLARLEDGSAREDVVIAQLGDSHTAADIGTSAVRHALQARFGDGGRGFVALGRPWATYIQEGVRGGMTREFVGERGKYSFGQFLGDGRYGLAGFAIQNTRKRGRAWSDLSSPASRIEVAYLEQPGGGSFEVFIDGVKKGRIGTRATTARSAFRTFDVGEGPHHVEARVKGDGAVRIFGLGLERSKAGVVLDALGINGARATTVLQWQEPHMAEQLRHRPPDLILLAYGTNESCDDTPLAIYERQLHDVLSRISRAVPSASCLLLGPPDRAIETPQGWVTSPRLVDITEVQRAVAKAAGCAFYSQLDAMGGPGTVATWVEEPQPRARRDHVHLTREGYVQLGQAFASDILRAYTAFRGDTNLVSTR, via the coding sequence GTGCGTCGCTCGTCCCTGGCCCTCGCTGCCCTGCTGATTTTCGCTTGCGGGAACCGAGGCCCCTATGCGGCCGATCGAGCCCCCGCGGCCATCGCCGCGCGCTCGGGGGCGAACGCGCCCGCCGCACCGCCTACCGATTCGAGCGCGGCCGAGTCCGACGCGGACGAGGCGAAGACGAGCGCGACCATGCTCTCGGCGCAGGTCGAGGTTCCCGCGTTCCGCCCCGCCCTGGAGCACCCGGAGGCGCTTCGTCACGTCTTCGAATCCTTGGCGCGTCTCGAGGACGGAAGCGCGCGCGAGGACGTGGTCATCGCCCAGCTCGGCGACTCGCACACCGCAGCGGACATTGGCACCTCCGCAGTGCGCCACGCGCTCCAGGCACGATTTGGCGATGGCGGGCGCGGATTCGTGGCGCTGGGCCGCCCCTGGGCCACGTACATCCAAGAAGGCGTTCGCGGCGGCATGACCCGCGAGTTCGTCGGCGAGCGCGGGAAGTACTCCTTCGGGCAGTTCCTTGGCGATGGCCGTTATGGTCTCGCTGGGTTCGCCATTCAAAACACGCGAAAGCGCGGGCGCGCATGGAGCGACCTCAGCTCGCCCGCCTCGCGCATCGAGGTGGCCTACCTGGAGCAGCCCGGCGGAGGCTCCTTCGAGGTCTTCATCGACGGCGTCAAAAAGGGTCGCATCGGCACGCGCGCCACCACCGCCCGCTCGGCCTTTCGCACCTTCGACGTGGGAGAGGGCCCGCACCACGTGGAGGCGCGCGTCAAAGGCGACGGCGCCGTCCGCATCTTTGGCTTGGGGCTCGAACGGAGCAAAGCCGGGGTCGTTCTCGATGCCCTGGGCATCAACGGCGCGCGCGCCACCACCGTGCTGCAGTGGCAAGAGCCCCACATGGCCGAGCAACTGCGCCATCGCCCGCCCGACTTGATCCTGCTCGCCTACGGCACCAACGAATCGTGCGACGACACGCCGCTCGCCATCTACGAGCGCCAGCTGCACGACGTCCTCTCCCGGATCTCCCGGGCGGTGCCGTCGGCCTCGTGCCTGCTCCTCGGCCCGCCGGATCGCGCGATCGAAACGCCGCAAGGTTGGGTGACCTCCCCGCGCCTGGTCGACATCACCGAAGTGCAACGCGCGGTGGCCAAAGCCGCGGGGTGCGCCTTTTACAGCCAGCTCGATGCCATGGGCGGCCCCGGCACCGTCGCCACCTGGGTCGAAGAGCCGCAGCCCCGCGCCCGCCGCGATCACGTTCATCTCACACGCGAGGGCTATGTCCAGCTAGGCCAAGCGTTCGCCAGCGACATCCTTCGCGCCTATACCGCGTTTCGCGGCGACACGAACCTCGTCTCCACGCGCTGA
- a CDS encoding GDSL-type esterase/lipase family protein, which translates to MGGKTARALAVMALVLAIPYLSPKLRSLRVAALPWEPPPPEVTTAENGAPDEKAANAPAPANTVGETTLRATENQGTVTNALPSEKTEAPVPDPAALAKLAGSIAVEDPTGRALDAFYAQLARTERKERPGGSAAITRVLHYGDSVITSDLISGTMRRRFQDRFGDAGHGFVLTANPWEWYFHNDVVHAASEGWNISRITGPFSGDHIYGLGGVSFHTAGAATATFGTPAKGDYGRKVSRFDVYYLEQPGGGDIDLAVAGSETETFSTRGASKASRVYTKQVPDGAATLTLRTRGNGDARVFGVALERDEPGVVYDALGANGARARLWDQMDGAHWADQMALRKPALIILQYGTNESEDGGIQVDAYVQKLGALIDKVKTGAPGASVMVASPLDRAEKTESGGFRTRKIIVQLVDLQRKTALEHQVAFFNTYEAMGGSGAMGRWVHANPQLGSWDLTHPTPAGGEMVGNLMFKALMAGYTAYSAREKNRN; encoded by the coding sequence TTGGGGGGAAAGACCGCGCGCGCGCTGGCCGTTATGGCCCTCGTGCTCGCCATCCCCTACCTCTCGCCCAAATTGCGGAGCCTGCGGGTGGCCGCGCTGCCGTGGGAGCCGCCGCCACCGGAGGTGACAACCGCCGAGAACGGTGCACCGGACGAGAAAGCCGCGAATGCGCCGGCGCCCGCCAACACGGTAGGCGAGACCACCTTGCGGGCGACCGAGAATCAAGGGACGGTGACCAACGCGCTCCCTTCGGAAAAAACCGAGGCGCCGGTGCCCGATCCGGCGGCGTTGGCGAAGCTCGCGGGGTCGATCGCGGTAGAGGATCCCACGGGCCGCGCGCTCGATGCGTTCTACGCGCAGCTCGCGCGCACGGAGCGCAAGGAGCGGCCCGGCGGCAGCGCGGCCATCACGCGCGTGCTCCACTACGGCGACTCGGTCATCACCAGCGACCTCATTTCGGGGACCATGCGCCGGCGCTTTCAGGATCGCTTCGGCGACGCGGGTCACGGGTTCGTTCTGACGGCCAATCCCTGGGAGTGGTACTTCCACAACGACGTGGTTCACGCGGCGTCGGAGGGGTGGAACATCAGCCGCATCACGGGTCCATTCAGCGGCGATCACATCTACGGCCTGGGCGGTGTGTCGTTTCACACCGCGGGGGCGGCGACCGCCACCTTCGGCACGCCGGCGAAAGGCGACTACGGCCGCAAGGTCTCACGCTTCGATGTGTACTACCTGGAGCAGCCGGGCGGCGGCGATATCGATCTCGCGGTGGCGGGCTCGGAGACGGAGACATTCTCCACGCGCGGCGCGAGCAAGGCGTCGCGCGTCTACACGAAGCAGGTGCCCGACGGCGCCGCGACCCTCACCTTGCGCACCCGCGGCAACGGCGATGCGCGCGTGTTCGGGGTGGCGCTGGAGCGCGACGAGCCCGGGGTGGTCTACGATGCGCTGGGCGCCAATGGCGCGCGGGCGCGGCTCTGGGATCAAATGGACGGGGCGCACTGGGCCGATCAAATGGCGCTGCGCAAGCCGGCGCTGATCATTTTGCAGTATGGGACCAACGAGAGCGAGGACGGCGGGATCCAAGTCGACGCGTACGTTCAAAAGCTGGGCGCGCTCATCGACAAGGTGAAGACCGGGGCGCCGGGGGCGTCGGTCATGGTCGCCTCGCCGCTCGATCGCGCCGAAAAGACGGAGAGCGGCGGGTTTCGCACGCGCAAAATCATCGTGCAGCTGGTGGATCTGCAGCGCAAAACGGCGCTGGAGCATCAAGTGGCGTTCTTCAACACGTACGAGGCCATGGGCGGCTCGGGCGCCATGGGGCGCTGGGTGCATGCCAATCCGCAGCTCGGCAGCTGGGATCTCACCCACCCCACGCCGGCAGGCGGCGAGATGGTCGGCAATCTGATGTTCAAAGCGTTGATGGCCGGCTACACCGCCTACTCGGCGCGCGAAAAGAATCGCAATTGA
- a CDS encoding MBOAT family protein translates to MLFNSALYGFFLVGTFLVFWALHARRFWRSLFLVLASYAFYFFGTYDTALEQETPLGPIAWSVLCLGIIFVGSTLDYAIGRALGRTENPRTRKALLLVSIVYYIGVLALFKYFNFAVDSFVALFATFGVRLQPVHLRLVLPFGISFFTFETMSYTIDVYRREIEPAKRYLDYLLFVCFFPHLVAGPIVRPHQMLPQLAAPPVADSTLQARGLFRIAMGLAKKVAIGDLLAVNLVGRVFDNPERYSSLEVLVAVYAYAVQIYADFSGYSDVAIGSAALFGYELPENFNAPYTAKSLQDFWHRWHISLSTWLRDYLYIPLGGSKDGPYRTYRNLMITMLLGGLWHGASWNFVIWGGLHGVALAVTRMWQRARNGVSAWFLPRPLAVLLTFHYVCFAWIFFRAPSFAHARAMLGRIAQGTFGTDNLAPKVLVVLVLALALQFVPSRATAFVRDRFVLTPAWLQGVLLAVAAYGLHLAAGSKAEPFVYGQF, encoded by the coding sequence ATGCTCTTCAACAGCGCGCTGTACGGATTCTTTCTCGTCGGGACTTTCCTCGTTTTTTGGGCTCTCCACGCCCGGAGGTTCTGGCGCTCCCTGTTTCTGGTCCTCGCCAGCTACGCCTTCTATTTCTTCGGGACGTACGACACCGCGCTCGAGCAGGAGACCCCGCTCGGCCCCATCGCCTGGAGCGTTCTCTGTCTGGGCATCATCTTCGTGGGCAGCACCCTCGACTATGCCATCGGCCGCGCCCTCGGCCGAACGGAGAACCCGCGCACGCGCAAGGCGCTGCTGCTCGTCTCCATCGTTTATTACATCGGCGTCCTCGCGCTGTTCAAATACTTCAACTTTGCAGTCGATTCGTTCGTCGCGCTCTTTGCAACCTTCGGCGTGCGCCTCCAGCCGGTGCATCTGCGGCTCGTCCTGCCGTTTGGCATCTCGTTCTTCACCTTCGAGACGATGAGCTACACGATTGACGTGTACCGGCGCGAGATCGAGCCGGCGAAGCGTTACCTCGATTACCTGCTCTTCGTCTGCTTCTTCCCGCACTTGGTGGCCGGGCCCATCGTGCGCCCGCACCAGATGCTCCCGCAGCTCGCCGCGCCGCCGGTCGCCGATTCGACCCTGCAGGCGCGCGGCCTTTTCCGGATCGCCATGGGGCTCGCCAAAAAAGTCGCCATCGGCGATTTGCTGGCCGTCAACTTGGTCGGCCGGGTGTTCGACAACCCCGAGCGCTACTCGTCGCTCGAGGTCCTCGTCGCCGTGTACGCGTACGCGGTGCAGATCTACGCCGACTTTTCGGGCTACAGCGACGTGGCCATCGGCAGCGCCGCGCTCTTCGGCTACGAGCTCCCGGAAAACTTCAACGCCCCCTACACCGCCAAGAGCCTGCAGGACTTCTGGCACCGCTGGCACATCTCCCTCAGCACCTGGCTCCGCGACTACCTGTACATCCCGCTGGGCGGCTCCAAAGATGGCCCGTACCGCACCTACCGCAATTTGATGATCACGATGCTCCTCGGCGGCCTCTGGCACGGCGCCTCGTGGAACTTCGTCATCTGGGGAGGGCTGCACGGGGTGGCATTGGCGGTCACCCGCATGTGGCAACGCGCCCGCAACGGCGTGTCCGCCTGGTTCCTGCCGCGCCCCCTCGCGGTCCTGCTGACCTTTCATTACGTGTGCTTTGCATGGATTTTTTTCCGTGCGCCCAGCTTTGCCCATGCGCGCGCCATGCTGGGGCGCATCGCCCAAGGCACCTTTGGGACCGACAACCTGGCGCCCAAGGTGCTCGTGGTCCTGGTGCTCGCACTGGCGCTGCAGTTCGTGCCATCCCGCGCCACCGCGTTCGTTCGTGACCGATTCGTGTTGACCCCCGCCTGGCTCCAAGGAGTACTTCTGGCCGTGGCCGCCTACGGCCTTCACCTGGCCGCCGGCAGCAAAGCCGAACCCTTCGTGTACGGACAATTCTGA
- a CDS encoding PLP-dependent aminotransferase family protein has product MARRQTSPLVTIVRTLGDDPAIHRRIADALRTAIAQGTLQGGARLPSTRTLASDLGVSRTTVEAAFAQLDAEGLLVRRVGSGTFVSETGLERESAPRPAPAPAGARTPTAAPKLSQRGHHLVAYGRATAATSARTFAPCVSNLDAFPFAVWNRLLGARARRSSAALSAAIEPAGLRALREAVADYVGSSRGVRCTYENVLIATSTQHVLDLSARVLLDPGDRVWLEDPGYLGARSAFAAAGARLVPVPVDARGLSVSEGIARAPDARLAYVTPSYQYPLGITMSLERRTELLAWAAAAGAWIFEDDYDSEFRFSGQPLAAIKGTDAHDHVLYAGTFNKVMFPSLRLAYLVAPVDIIDALVIARSLSDGPVAALTQATMADFMTEGHFAAHIRSTRTFCEERRDALVDSVARELAGAVSIARTETGMHCVGWLPQGTDDAVVSQRASTRGLDMPPLSRYFLGRDDREPYEPRDRRALHEGDGRTAPAVPTAKPGLVMSYCAATPAEIRSGIRTLARCLG; this is encoded by the coding sequence GTGGCGCGAAGGCAGACGTCTCCCCTCGTCACCATCGTGCGAACCTTGGGGGACGATCCGGCCATCCACCGCCGCATCGCCGATGCGCTGCGCACGGCCATCGCGCAGGGAACCTTGCAGGGCGGCGCACGGCTGCCATCCACCCGCACCTTGGCGAGCGATCTCGGCGTGTCGCGGACCACGGTGGAGGCCGCCTTTGCCCAGCTCGACGCCGAGGGGCTCCTCGTTCGCCGCGTGGGGAGCGGGACCTTCGTCTCGGAGACCGGCTTGGAGCGCGAGAGCGCACCGCGCCCTGCGCCTGCGCCAGCCGGCGCCCGCACGCCGACCGCCGCGCCCAAGCTCTCCCAGCGCGGCCACCACCTCGTGGCCTACGGCCGCGCGACCGCGGCGACCTCCGCGCGCACCTTCGCGCCCTGCGTCTCGAACCTGGACGCGTTCCCCTTCGCCGTCTGGAACCGGCTCCTCGGCGCGCGGGCGCGACGCTCGAGCGCGGCGCTTTCGGCCGCCATCGAGCCTGCCGGCTTGCGCGCCCTGCGCGAGGCGGTGGCCGATTACGTGGGCAGCAGCCGCGGCGTACGCTGCACCTACGAGAACGTGCTCATCGCCACCAGCACGCAACACGTGCTCGATCTCTCTGCGCGCGTGCTGCTCGATCCAGGCGATCGCGTGTGGCTCGAAGATCCGGGCTACCTCGGGGCGCGCAGCGCGTTTGCGGCGGCGGGCGCGCGGTTGGTTCCGGTGCCGGTCGACGCGCGCGGGCTCTCCGTCTCCGAGGGCATCGCGCGCGCGCCCGACGCGCGGCTCGCGTACGTGACGCCCTCGTACCAGTACCCGCTCGGCATCACCATGAGCCTCGAACGCCGCACCGAGCTGCTCGCTTGGGCGGCCGCCGCCGGCGCGTGGATCTTCGAGGACGACTACGACAGCGAGTTTCGCTTCTCGGGGCAGCCGCTCGCCGCCATCAAAGGGACCGACGCGCACGACCACGTGCTCTATGCGGGCACCTTCAACAAGGTGATGTTCCCGTCCCTGCGCCTCGCGTACCTGGTTGCGCCGGTGGACATCATCGACGCGCTGGTCATCGCCCGCAGCCTGAGCGACGGCCCCGTAGCCGCCTTGACCCAAGCCACCATGGCCGACTTCATGACCGAGGGCCATTTCGCGGCGCACATCCGGAGCACGCGGACCTTCTGCGAAGAGCGGCGCGATGCCTTGGTCGACAGCGTCGCGCGGGAGCTCGCCGGAGCCGTGTCGATCGCGCGCACCGAGACGGGGATGCACTGCGTTGGCTGGCTCCCGCAAGGCACCGACGATGCCGTCGTGAGCCAGCGCGCCAGCACACGAGGGCTCGATATGCCGCCCCTCTCCCGCTACTTTTTGGGCCGCGACGATCGCGAGCCTTACGAGCCGCGCGATCGTCGCGCGCTTCACGAGGGTGACGGCCGCACCGCGCCGGCGGTACCCACCGCGAAGCCCGGCCTCGTGATGAGTTACTGCGCGGCCACCCCGGCCGAAATACGGTCGGGGATACGCACCCTCGCGCGCTGCCTCGGATGA